The following are encoded together in the Mycolicibacterium arabiense genome:
- a CDS encoding manganese catalase family protein, translated as MFRHTDYMQFDVKPEKPDPVYAQKLQELLGGAYGEMTVTMQYLMQGWNCRIKGKYKDLIMDIATEEIGHVEMIATMIARLLESTPATDSTKNALGDPVVAAVMGGMDPQHAIIAGGAPTLSDSQGVPWNGRYVTASGNLLADFHANVTAEAQGRVQTARLWHMTDDPGVKAMLKFNLARDTYHQNMWLAAIEELQADGLEGVIAPNDLFDEEYEEHAETLWHLSDGPDSDKGRWVNAPLPDGRHTGKFLADPQPLGDMQSGPPPDPKLYVTYDGSLGEPRTPAMGTEKGLMGKLKDAVDPDKT; from the coding sequence ATGTTCAGACATACCGATTACATGCAGTTCGACGTGAAGCCGGAGAAGCCGGACCCCGTGTACGCCCAGAAGCTGCAGGAGCTGCTCGGCGGCGCCTACGGCGAGATGACCGTGACGATGCAATACCTGATGCAGGGCTGGAACTGTCGCATCAAGGGCAAGTACAAGGACCTCATCATGGACATCGCGACCGAGGAGATCGGTCACGTCGAGATGATCGCCACCATGATCGCCCGACTGTTGGAGAGCACTCCCGCAACGGATTCCACGAAGAATGCCCTCGGCGATCCCGTCGTCGCAGCCGTCATGGGCGGCATGGATCCGCAGCACGCGATCATCGCGGGCGGCGCGCCGACGCTGTCGGACAGCCAGGGCGTGCCGTGGAATGGCAGGTACGTCACTGCATCGGGCAACCTGCTCGCCGACTTCCACGCCAACGTGACCGCCGAGGCACAGGGCAGGGTGCAGACCGCGCGGCTGTGGCACATGACCGACGACCCGGGCGTCAAGGCGATGCTGAAGTTCAACCTCGCCCGCGACACTTACCACCAGAACATGTGGCTCGCGGCGATCGAGGAACTGCAGGCCGACGGCCTCGAGGGCGTCATCGCGCCCAACGACCTGTTCGACGAGGAGTACGAGGAGCACGCCGAGACGCTGTGGCACCTCTCCGACGGTCCGGACTCGGACAAGGGCCGCTGGGTGAACGCGCCGCTGCCCGACGGCCGCCACACCGGCAAGTTCCTGGCCGACCCGCAGCCGCTCGGTGACATGCAGTCGGGCCCGCCGCCGGACCCGAAGCTCTACGTCACCTACGACGGGTCGCTCGGCGAGCCGCGCACCCCGGCGATGGGAACGGAGAAGGGCCTGATGGGCAAGCTCAAGGACGCCGTCGACCCCGACAAGACGTAG
- a CDS encoding hemerythrin domain-containing protein, translating into MESLSNQTEQQLGGPMSVLVRQKRDHVELDRLLHAIDAASGSERQELLNELCRTVFPHAFAEESVLWPALRRMVPDGEALTLEIEREHQEINELFTDLEQTDPDSDEHEGLWQRIVTLLREDVRDEEDELFPRLQAVASPRTLVGLGLAWEAVRRTAPTRPHPVVARRPPGNAVAALPLTVIDRSRDRLDKLARGGSRVAGTSRRASGMLARAAGVIEHVPPMTRGEDPSTSTANRHP; encoded by the coding sequence ATGGAGTCGTTGAGCAATCAGACCGAGCAGCAACTCGGCGGACCGATGAGCGTGCTGGTGCGCCAGAAACGCGACCACGTCGAGCTGGACAGGCTGCTCCACGCCATCGACGCGGCGTCGGGCAGCGAACGTCAGGAACTGCTGAATGAGTTGTGCCGCACGGTGTTCCCGCACGCCTTCGCCGAGGAGTCGGTGCTGTGGCCTGCGCTGCGCCGCATGGTGCCCGACGGCGAAGCGCTGACGTTGGAGATCGAACGCGAGCACCAGGAGATCAACGAGCTGTTCACCGATCTCGAGCAAACCGATCCCGACTCAGACGAACACGAAGGACTGTGGCAGCGCATCGTGACGCTGCTGCGCGAGGACGTCCGCGACGAGGAGGACGAGCTGTTCCCTCGGCTGCAGGCCGTCGCATCGCCGCGCACCCTGGTCGGTCTCGGGCTCGCGTGGGAGGCGGTCCGCCGTACGGCCCCGACGCGTCCGCATCCCGTCGTGGCCCGGCGCCCTCCCGGCAACGCGGTCGCCGCACTGCCGCTGACCGTCATCGATCGCAGCCGCGACCGTCTCGACAAGCTTGCTCGCGGTGGTTCCCGCGTCGCAGGGACGAGCCGGCGGGCAAGCGGCATGCTCGCCCGCGCGGCTGGCGTCATCGAGCACGTACCGCCGATGACCCGCGGCGAGGACCCCAGCACCTCGACGGCGAACCGGCACCCCTAG
- a CDS encoding lipid-transfer protein, with amino-acid sequence MPNKVFVVGVGMTKFEKPGRREGWDYPDMARESGTKALEDAGISYDEVEQGYVGYCSGDSTSGQRALYELGMTGIPIVNVNNNCSTGSTALYLAAQAIRGGLADCVMALGFEKMQPGSLGGGADDRESPLGRHVKALAEIDEFAFPVAPWMFGAAGREHMKKYGTTAEHFAKIGYKNHKHSVNNPYAQFQEEYSLDDILGARMISDPLTKLQCSPTSDGSGAAIVVSEEYVAKHGLADRAVEIVGQAMTTDFASTFDGSAANVIGYDMNVQAARQVYEQSGLGPEDFQVIELHDCFSANELLLYEALGLCAEGEAPKLIDDDQTTYGGRWVVNPSGGLISKGHPLGATGLAQCAELTWQLRGTADKRQVDGVTAALQHNIGLGGAAVVTAYQRADR; translated from the coding sequence ATGCCCAACAAAGTGTTCGTCGTCGGGGTCGGGATGACCAAGTTCGAGAAGCCAGGCCGCCGCGAGGGGTGGGACTACCCGGACATGGCCAGGGAGTCGGGCACGAAGGCGCTCGAGGACGCGGGCATCTCGTACGACGAGGTCGAGCAGGGCTACGTCGGCTACTGCTCGGGCGACTCGACGTCGGGGCAGCGGGCGCTCTACGAACTCGGCATGACGGGCATCCCGATCGTCAACGTGAACAACAACTGCTCCACCGGGTCGACGGCGCTCTACCTCGCCGCACAGGCCATCCGCGGCGGCCTCGCCGACTGCGTCATGGCCCTGGGCTTCGAGAAGATGCAGCCCGGCTCCCTCGGTGGCGGTGCCGACGACCGCGAGTCACCGCTGGGCCGCCACGTCAAGGCGCTCGCCGAGATCGACGAGTTCGCATTCCCCGTGGCGCCGTGGATGTTCGGCGCGGCCGGGCGCGAGCACATGAAGAAGTACGGCACCACCGCCGAGCACTTCGCGAAGATCGGCTACAAGAACCACAAGCACTCGGTCAACAATCCTTACGCGCAGTTCCAGGAGGAATACAGCCTCGACGACATCCTGGGCGCACGGATGATCTCCGATCCACTGACCAAGCTCCAGTGCTCGCCGACGTCGGACGGGTCCGGTGCAGCGATCGTGGTCAGCGAGGAGTACGTCGCCAAGCACGGACTCGCCGACCGCGCCGTCGAGATCGTCGGTCAGGCGATGACGACGGACTTCGCGAGCACCTTCGACGGCAGCGCGGCCAACGTCATCGGCTACGACATGAACGTCCAGGCCGCGCGGCAGGTGTACGAGCAGTCCGGTCTCGGTCCCGAGGACTTCCAGGTGATCGAGCTGCACGACTGCTTCTCGGCCAACGAACTCCTGCTGTACGAGGCGCTCGGACTGTGCGCCGAGGGCGAGGCACCGAAGCTCATCGACGACGACCAGACGACCTACGGCGGGCGCTGGGTGGTCAACCCGTCGGGCGGGCTGATCTCCAAGGGCCACCCGCTGGGCGCGACCGGCCTCGCCCAGTGCGCGGAGTTGACGTGGCAGCTCCGCGGTACCGCCGACAAGCGTCAGGTCGACGGCGTCACGGCCGCGCTGCAGCACAACATCGGCCTCGGCGGCGCGGCCGTCGTGACCGCCTACCAGCGCGCCGACCGCTAG
- a CDS encoding NAD(P)H-dependent amine dehydrogenase family protein, which translates to MTYSVVQWATGGVGVAAIKGVLEHPNLELVGCWVHSEGKSGKDVGELVGVEPLGVTATNSVDEILALDADAVIYSPLMPNPDEVAALLRSGKNVVTPVGWFYPGEKEGAPLRAAALEGNVTLHGTGIAPGGISDKFPLMMSIMSTGVTFVRAEEFSDLRTYDAPDVLRYVMGFGDTPEKALTGPMQKLLDGGFIQSVKMIVDEMGFAADPKIRANQEIAVATAPIDSPTGAIEPGQVAARKFHWEALVGDDVVVRVTVNWFMGQENLDPAWTFGPAGERYEMEAKGNPDFTVVVKGFQPESVAAGLESNNGIVATAAHCVNSVPAVCAAAPGIATYLDLPLISGKAAPRLR; encoded by the coding sequence ATGACGTATTCAGTGGTGCAGTGGGCGACCGGTGGTGTGGGGGTTGCGGCGATCAAGGGCGTGCTCGAGCACCCCAATCTCGAACTCGTCGGATGCTGGGTGCACTCGGAGGGCAAGAGCGGCAAGGACGTCGGTGAGCTGGTCGGCGTGGAACCGCTCGGCGTCACCGCTACGAACAGCGTCGACGAGATCCTCGCACTCGACGCCGACGCGGTCATCTACTCGCCGCTGATGCCAAACCCCGACGAGGTCGCCGCCCTGCTGCGCTCCGGCAAGAACGTCGTCACCCCGGTCGGGTGGTTCTACCCCGGCGAGAAGGAGGGCGCCCCACTGCGGGCCGCGGCGCTCGAGGGCAACGTCACGCTGCACGGCACCGGCATCGCCCCCGGCGGCATCAGCGACAAATTCCCGCTGATGATGTCGATCATGTCGACCGGCGTGACATTCGTTCGCGCCGAGGAGTTCTCGGACCTGCGGACCTACGACGCACCGGACGTGCTGCGGTACGTGATGGGTTTCGGCGACACTCCGGAGAAAGCGCTCACCGGGCCGATGCAGAAGCTGCTCGACGGCGGCTTCATCCAGTCGGTCAAGATGATCGTCGACGAGATGGGCTTCGCGGCGGACCCGAAGATCCGCGCCAACCAGGAGATCGCGGTCGCGACCGCGCCGATCGACTCGCCGACGGGCGCGATCGAACCGGGGCAGGTCGCGGCCCGCAAATTCCACTGGGAGGCCCTCGTCGGCGACGACGTGGTGGTGCGCGTGACGGTCAACTGGTTCATGGGCCAGGAGAACCTCGATCCGGCGTGGACGTTCGGCCCCGCGGGCGAGCGTTACGAGATGGAGGCGAAGGGCAACCCCGACTTCACGGTCGTCGTCAAGGGCTTCCAGCCCGAGAGCGTCGCGGCCGGCCTGGAGTCGAACAACGGCATCGTCGCGACCGCCGCGCACTGCGTGAACTCCGTGCCCGCCGTCTGCGCCGCGGCCCCGGGCATCGCGACCTACCTCGACCTCCCGCTCATCAGCGGCAAGGCTGCGCCCCGGTTGCGCTAG
- a CDS encoding zinc-binding dehydrogenase: MADTMRAQRFYADSKTIAVEDVPIPEPGPGEVLVKIAFCGICHSDLSLINGTFPSQLPVVTQGHEASGTVAALGPGVTGWAEGDRVVVAAGKPCMTCPNCMRGDMANCLAIRLMAFAYDGGWAEYTVAQAFGLTRIPDNVPMEQAAILADAVSTPFGAVVHTAGVGIGESVGVWGVGGLGTHVVQLARLVGAAPIIAVDVKPAILDRALTVGADYAFDARDENLAAKIAEATGGRNLDVAFDAVGIKSTFEQSLNSLTVGGRMVGIGMSADTPDIGPTSIFNLFQRKVLGHLGYQNADIGTLATLVSRGRLDLSRSISDVVPLEDVARGIEMLDKAEGDPIRILVQP, from the coding sequence ATGGCTGACACGATGCGAGCCCAACGGTTCTACGCCGATTCGAAAACCATTGCGGTGGAGGACGTTCCCATTCCCGAGCCAGGGCCCGGCGAGGTCTTGGTCAAGATCGCCTTCTGCGGGATCTGCCACTCCGACCTCAGCCTGATCAACGGCACGTTCCCGTCGCAGCTCCCCGTCGTCACGCAGGGGCACGAGGCGTCGGGCACCGTCGCGGCGCTCGGACCGGGCGTTACCGGCTGGGCGGAGGGCGACCGCGTCGTCGTCGCTGCCGGCAAGCCGTGCATGACGTGTCCGAACTGCATGCGCGGCGACATGGCCAACTGCCTGGCCATCCGGCTCATGGCCTTCGCCTACGACGGCGGGTGGGCGGAGTACACCGTCGCCCAGGCATTCGGCCTGACGAGGATCCCCGACAACGTGCCGATGGAGCAGGCCGCCATCCTGGCCGATGCCGTCTCGACGCCGTTCGGCGCCGTCGTGCACACGGCCGGGGTCGGCATCGGCGAATCGGTCGGCGTGTGGGGCGTCGGTGGCCTAGGCACGCACGTCGTCCAGCTGGCCCGCCTGGTGGGCGCCGCGCCGATCATCGCGGTCGACGTCAAACCGGCCATCCTCGACCGGGCGCTTACCGTCGGCGCCGACTACGCCTTCGATGCGCGCGACGAGAACCTGGCCGCCAAGATCGCCGAGGCGACCGGTGGGCGCAACCTCGACGTCGCCTTCGACGCGGTAGGGATCAAGTCCACCTTCGAACAGTCGCTCAACAGCCTCACCGTCGGTGGCCGCATGGTCGGCATCGGGATGAGTGCCGACACCCCGGACATCGGGCCGACGTCGATCTTCAACCTCTTCCAGCGAAAGGTGTTGGGCCACCTGGGTTATCAGAATGCCGACATCGGCACGCTGGCCACGTTGGTCTCGCGTGGTCGTCTCGACCTGTCCCGCTCGATCAGCGACGTGGTGCCACTCGAGGACGTCGCCCGCGGCATCGAGATGCTCGACAAGGCCGAGGGCGACCCGATCCGCATCCTCGTGCAGCCCTGA
- a CDS encoding patatin-like phospholipase family protein codes for MTKRGLVLAGGGLAGIAWETGVLCGIADESPATATALLESDVLVGTSAGSTVAAQLGSGTGLEELFARQVAETSFEIDSGVDVAAITELFVTAMVLPGATTEQRLQRIGEIAATTDTVAESVRRDVIAHRLPSHDWPRRVLRVTAIDIETGELVVLDANSKAGLVDAVAASCAVPGAWPPVTIDGRRYMDGGVGSTVNMGVAQDCDTVVVLLPSGENTPSPFGDGARQEIDAFDGRTLTVFADDGALDAFGPNPLDPACRIPSARAGRAQGRREAARVAAFLGLS; via the coding sequence GTGACCAAACGCGGGCTCGTACTGGCGGGCGGGGGATTGGCGGGCATCGCCTGGGAGACGGGCGTCCTGTGCGGGATCGCCGACGAGTCGCCCGCCACGGCGACGGCGCTGCTGGAGTCCGACGTCCTCGTCGGCACCTCGGCGGGATCGACGGTCGCCGCCCAGCTCGGCAGCGGCACCGGCCTCGAGGAGCTGTTCGCCCGTCAGGTCGCCGAGACCTCTTTCGAGATCGACTCCGGAGTGGACGTCGCCGCCATCACCGAGCTGTTCGTCACCGCGATGGTCTTGCCTGGCGCCACCACGGAGCAGAGGCTGCAGCGGATCGGCGAGATCGCCGCGACGACCGACACCGTTGCCGAATCGGTCCGCCGCGACGTCATCGCCCACCGGCTGCCGTCGCACGACTGGCCCCGGCGGGTGCTGCGGGTCACGGCCATCGACATCGAGACCGGCGAACTGGTGGTCCTCGACGCGAATTCCAAAGCAGGCCTGGTCGACGCGGTCGCCGCAAGCTGCGCCGTGCCCGGTGCGTGGCCGCCGGTGACGATCGACGGCAGGCGGTACATGGATGGCGGCGTGGGCAGCACCGTGAACATGGGGGTGGCGCAGGACTGCGACACCGTCGTCGTGCTGCTGCCGTCGGGCGAGAACACGCCGTCGCCGTTCGGTGACGGCGCACGACAGGAGATCGACGCCTTCGACGGCCGTACGCTTACCGTCTTCGCCGACGACGGCGCGCTCGACGCGTTCGGGCCCAACCCGCTGGACCCGGCGTGCCGGATCCCGTCCGCCCGAGCCGGGCGCGCCCAGGGTCGACGCGAAGCGGCCCGGGTGGCCGCGTTCCTCGGCCTGTCCTAA
- a CDS encoding patatin-like phospholipase family protein, with product MRVALALGSGGARGYAHIGVINELRDRGHEIVGIAGSSMGALVGGLQAAGKLDEYADWAGTLTQRAVLRLLDPSLTAAGVLRAEKILDAVREILGDLLIEDLPIPFTAVSTDLISGKSVWLQRGPVDVAIRASIAIPGVITPHELDGRLLADGGILDPLPMAPIAAVNADVTIAVSLNGDDPFRHDPPEGPRPSAELLNRMWRSTTALLDSATARTLLETPAARTVLSRFSASAAAEAAAEDAAGELTADLGPVREADPMPVPRLGGFEVMNRAIDIAQAALMRHTLAAYPPDLLIEVPRTTCRSLEFYRANEVIEIGQELAALALDTFVDRPSGDS from the coding sequence ATGCGCGTGGCATTGGCCCTTGGCAGCGGCGGAGCGCGGGGATACGCCCACATCGGCGTCATCAACGAACTGCGCGATCGCGGGCACGAGATCGTCGGCATCGCCGGGTCGTCCATGGGCGCTCTGGTCGGCGGTCTGCAGGCCGCCGGGAAACTCGACGAGTACGCCGACTGGGCAGGCACCCTGACCCAACGCGCCGTGTTGCGTCTGCTCGACCCGTCGCTGACCGCCGCGGGCGTGCTGCGGGCGGAGAAGATCCTCGACGCCGTCCGCGAAATACTCGGCGACCTCCTGATCGAGGACCTGCCCATCCCGTTCACCGCGGTCAGCACCGATCTGATCAGCGGGAAATCCGTGTGGCTGCAACGCGGCCCGGTCGACGTGGCCATCCGCGCGTCGATCGCGATCCCGGGCGTCATCACCCCTCACGAACTCGACGGCCGACTGCTCGCCGACGGCGGCATCCTCGACCCGCTACCGATGGCGCCCATCGCCGCGGTGAACGCCGACGTCACGATCGCCGTCAGCCTCAACGGCGACGACCCGTTCCGGCACGACCCGCCGGAGGGACCACGGCCGAGCGCCGAACTGCTGAACCGGATGTGGCGCAGCACCACGGCGCTGCTCGACTCCGCGACGGCGCGCACCCTGCTCGAGACTCCTGCTGCCCGAACGGTGTTGAGCCGTTTCAGCGCGTCGGCCGCCGCAGAAGCCGCCGCCGAGGACGCTGCCGGGGAGCTGACCGCCGACCTCGGCCCAGTCCGCGAGGCGGATCCGATGCCGGTGCCGCGTCTGGGCGGCTTCGAGGTGATGAACCGCGCGATCGACATCGCCCAGGCCGCGTTGATGCGTCACACGCTCGCCGCCTACCCACCCGATCTGCTCATCGAGGTACCCCGCACCACGTGCCGCAGCCTCGAGTTCTACCGCGCGAACGAGGTCATCGAAATCGGCCAGGAACTCGCGGCCTTGGCCCTCGACACGTTCGTCGACCGCCCCAGCGGCGACTCGTAG
- a CDS encoding SDR family oxidoreductase has protein sequence MSQLSGKTALVTGGTSGIGLAAAQRLAADGAHVFVTGRKQEGVDEAVRTIGDAATGVRGDITVMADLDHLVEVIAARGAGLDVLFANAGGGEFATLEDETPERLADTFNRNVAGTVFTVQKMLPLLNRGASIVLTGSTAATKGGPAFGAYAASKAAVRSFGRTWAAELVDRGVRVNTVVPGPIETPGLRELAPADQQQALLDGQAETVPMRRVGHPSEIASAVAFLASDDSSFMTGSEVFVDGGANQV, from the coding sequence ATGTCACAGCTCAGTGGGAAGACCGCACTCGTCACCGGCGGAACGTCCGGCATCGGACTGGCCGCAGCCCAGCGCCTCGCCGCCGACGGCGCCCACGTCTTCGTCACCGGACGCAAGCAGGAGGGGGTCGACGAGGCCGTCCGCACGATCGGCGACGCGGCCACCGGGGTGCGCGGCGACATCACCGTGATGGCCGACCTCGACCATCTCGTCGAGGTCATCGCCGCCCGGGGCGCCGGGCTGGACGTCCTCTTCGCCAACGCAGGCGGAGGCGAGTTCGCGACCCTGGAGGACGAGACCCCGGAGCGTCTCGCGGACACGTTCAACCGCAACGTCGCAGGCACCGTGTTCACGGTGCAGAAGATGCTGCCGCTGCTCAACCGCGGAGCCTCGATCGTGCTGACCGGCTCGACGGCCGCCACGAAGGGCGGGCCCGCATTCGGCGCCTACGCGGCGTCCAAGGCGGCCGTCCGTTCGTTCGGCCGCACGTGGGCCGCCGAACTCGTCGACCGCGGCGTGCGTGTCAACACCGTCGTACCGGGCCCCATCGAGACGCCCGGGCTACGGGAACTCGCGCCGGCCGACCAGCAGCAGGCGCTCCTGGACGGGCAGGCCGAGACGGTGCCGATGCGGCGCGTCGGCCATCCGAGCGAGATCGCCTCTGCCGTGGCGTTTCTCGCCTCCGACGACAGCAGCTTCATGACCGGCTCCGAGGTGTTCGTCGACGGCGGCGCGAACCAGGTCTAG
- a CDS encoding MarR family winged helix-turn-helix transcriptional regulator translates to MTSADDPTTLTPSQQRAWFHYMRLYHRLEYEMNRHLQTDCGLSLGDYTVMNALSHASEQRMQLSALATTIGWERSRLSHHLQRMVRRDLVATTPSETDGRGTDVTLTTAGWDRLRDAAPRHAAWVRRSFFADVDPAQEDALAEVLAAVYENLLREGTLPRPDVL, encoded by the coding sequence ATGACTTCAGCCGACGACCCGACGACACTCACGCCGTCTCAGCAGCGGGCTTGGTTCCACTACATGCGGCTGTATCACCGCCTGGAGTACGAGATGAATCGGCACCTGCAGACCGACTGCGGGTTGTCGCTGGGCGACTACACCGTGATGAACGCGCTCTCGCACGCATCGGAGCAGCGGATGCAGCTCTCGGCGCTGGCGACCACCATTGGCTGGGAGCGCAGCCGGCTGTCGCACCACCTGCAGCGGATGGTCCGCCGGGATCTGGTGGCGACGACGCCGTCGGAGACCGACGGCAGGGGTACCGACGTCACGCTGACGACGGCGGGCTGGGACCGCCTGCGCGACGCCGCACCCAGGCACGCGGCGTGGGTGCGGCGGTCGTTCTTCGCCGACGTCGATCCCGCGCAGGAGGATGCCCTCGCCGAGGTGCTCGCCGCCGTGTACGAGAACCTGCTGCGCGAGGGCACCCTGCCGCGGCCCGACGTTCTCTAG
- the lpqV gene encoding lipoprotein LpqV — translation MRTNAITTFTAATAVGVALLSGCSSGSEQGGASSSEAQPSTTATTTQTTEARAAEPGQVGLSPGGVTTAVGAAAVSTEDEYFQACSAAKTWMAAKGGDLKAQFEPYLADLQSTDAPGPGTFGTPWSKLTPDRQSAVIVAAEAAADDLCG, via the coding sequence ATGCGCACCAACGCGATAACGACGTTCACCGCGGCGACCGCCGTCGGCGTGGCCCTCCTCTCCGGTTGTTCGTCGGGCTCGGAGCAGGGCGGCGCCTCGTCGTCGGAGGCGCAGCCGTCGACCACCGCGACGACGACGCAGACGACCGAGGCGCGCGCCGCCGAGCCAGGCCAGGTCGGCCTGTCGCCCGGCGGCGTGACGACGGCCGTCGGAGCGGCGGCCGTGTCGACCGAGGACGAGTACTTCCAGGCCTGCTCGGCGGCCAAGACGTGGATGGCGGCCAAGGGCGGCGACCTCAAGGCACAGTTCGAGCCGTACCTCGCCGATCTGCAGTCCACCGACGCCCCTGGGCCGGGCACGTTCGGCACGCCGTGGTCCAAGCTGACGCCGGACCGGCAGTCCGCCGTCATCGTGGCCGCCGAGGCCGCAGCCGACGATCTCTGCGGCTGA
- a CDS encoding cysteine dioxygenase, translating to MSVASLASPSVVAPTRLRLPDLLHATDRAADDVLSGRYRHLLPAGGPPADERWFTRLHGDDELDVWLISWVPERATELHDHGGSLGALTVVSGALHETRWDGSALRRRRLDAGDQAGFPLGWVHDVVWAPESIAVSPAVSPAGGPTLSVHAYSPPLTAMSYYDVTERNTLRRNRTELTDKPEGD from the coding sequence ATGTCCGTTGCATCCCTCGCGTCCCCATCCGTCGTCGCACCCACGCGGCTGCGCCTTCCGGATCTGCTGCACGCCACCGATCGCGCCGCCGACGACGTCCTGTCCGGCCGCTACCGCCACCTGCTGCCCGCGGGCGGTCCGCCCGCCGACGAGCGGTGGTTCACCCGACTGCACGGTGACGACGAACTCGACGTCTGGCTCATCAGCTGGGTGCCCGAGCGCGCCACCGAACTGCACGACCACGGCGGGTCGCTCGGCGCGCTCACCGTGGTGTCCGGCGCCCTGCACGAAACCCGTTGGGACGGTAGCGCGCTACGTCGCCGCCGGCTCGACGCGGGAGACCAGGCCGGCTTCCCGCTGGGTTGGGTGCACGACGTGGTGTGGGCACCCGAGAGCATCGCCGTGAGCCCGGCCGTGAGCCCCGCTGGGGGTCCGACGCTCAGCGTGCACGCCTACTCGCCGCCGCTGACGGCCATGTCGTACTACGACGTGACCGAGCGCAACACGCTGCGGCGCAACCGAACCGAACTGACGGACAAGCCGGAGGGCGACTGA
- a CDS encoding rhodanese-like domain-containing protein, protein MSRIDAVLASARAKLTRIEAADVPDAIDRGALLVDIRPAAQRAAEGGVDAALVIERNVLEWRCDPTSDARLPQAVGDDVEWLILCSEGYTSSLAAAALQDLGLHRATDVAGGYQALKATGVLAQLDSRAG, encoded by the coding sequence ATGAGCCGCATCGACGCCGTACTCGCCTCCGCGCGGGCCAAGCTCACCCGGATCGAGGCGGCCGACGTGCCCGACGCCATCGACCGCGGCGCCCTGCTGGTCGACATCCGGCCCGCCGCACAGCGTGCCGCCGAGGGCGGTGTCGACGCGGCACTGGTCATCGAGCGCAACGTCCTCGAGTGGCGGTGCGACCCCACCAGCGACGCCCGCCTGCCGCAGGCCGTCGGCGACGACGTCGAATGGCTGATCCTGTGTTCGGAGGGCTACACCTCGAGCCTGGCCGCCGCGGCGCTGCAGGACCTGGGTCTGCACCGCGCCACCGACGTCGCAGGCGGGTATCAGGCGTTGAAGG